The following DNA comes from Candidatus Effluviviaceae Genus I sp..
CCTGAGCGATCGGACGAGCGCGCCCTCGGGATCCACCGCCACCGGCAGCGCCCCGCCGCCGAGCGCCGACGCGGCCCTGGGCGTCGGGACGAGGATCGCCTCCACGCCCTCGACGACCGCCCGCCCGGCGTACACCGCCTCGGCGAACGCCGCCGCGCGCCGCACGGCCCGCGGCCGGTCGGTCTCGAGCACGAGGACGCGGTATCCCGCACCACACAGCGCGTGCGCGACGCCCGTCCCGAGGTCGCCGCCGCCGCGCACCACGACGAGCGGCGGCGTGTCCGGCGACGGCGGTCGCGCGCCGCCGCCCCCCGCGCCCGACGGTCGCGCGCCGCTCAACGGTCCTTCCCCTTCCGCCCCGGCTTGTCCCGCAGCATCACCGTGTCCCGCACGCCGTGCCTCACGGCGATCATCTCGGCCACCACGCTCACCGCGATCTCTTCCGGCGTCTCAGCGCCGATGTCGAGCCCGATGGGCGCGTGCACGCGCTCGATGGCCTCGGCCGGGACGCCGTCACGCGCGAGACCCGCGAACGACGCGCGGACCTTCTCTTCGCTCCCGATCATCCCGAGGTAGCGGGGCGCGAACGGGAGGACGGCCTTCACCCACTCCTGGTCGAAGCGGTGCCCGCGCGTGACGACCACGACGAACGTCTCCCCGTCGATCCCGAGCCAGCCGACGGCCTCGACACCGCCCGCGACGCGACGCTCCGCCCCCGGGAAGCGCTCCGCGGTCACCATGTCCTCGCGGTCGTCGACGACGGTCACGCGGAAGCCCGCCTGCCGCGCCGCCGCCGCGACCGCCTGGCCGCAGTGGCCGCCGCCGATGACGACCGCGCGCGCGCCCGCCGACACCGGCTCGAGGAACACGTCCATCCGCCCGCCGCACGCCATGCCGACGTCGGGGCCCAGGTCGAACGAGAGGAGAACGGGATCCCGCGAGCCCGCAAGCGCCTTCGCCCGCTCGATGACCGCGGACTCGACGGCGCCGCCCCCGACGGTCCCCAGCGTCCGGCCGTCGGCATAGACGATCATCTTCGCGCCGGCGCCCCGCGGCGTCGACCCGCCGACCGAGACGACCGTCGCCACGACGCCCGTGACGCCGTCGCGATGCATCCGGGCGATCTCGGCGTAGAGGTCAACCGGTCTCACGTTGTCGTCACACCGCCCCGCACGGCCTCGTAGTCGTCGTCCTCGTCGATGTCCAGGAGGAAGCCGTCGTCGTCGAGCTCGACCTCGACCACCGAGGCCGCGTCGGACTCGAGGATCCCGCGCGCGCCCGCGTCGCCGGCCAGCGCCTCCAGCCGCTCGCGGTACGACCCGTCGAACAGGACCGGGTGCCCGCGGCGGCCGCCGAACGCCGGCACGGCGATCTTCGCGCCCCTCCCGTGGGCCGCGAGGAGCGCCTCGACATCCTGCGTCCTGAAGAACGGCGCGTCGGCCAGCGCCACGAGGATCGCGTCGGCGCCCCACGAGCACGCGCTCGCCCCGAGGGCGAGCGACGCCCCCATGCCTTCCGCGTAGCGCCGGTTGCCGACGAGCTCGATCCGCTCGTCCGCGATGCCCGAGAGCGCGGCCCCGACCTCCTCGGCGCCGTGCCCCAGCACGACGACGACCTCGTCCACGCCGCGCGCCCCGAGCAGCTTCCGGACGACGACGCTCACCATCGGCTCGCCGGCGATCGGGAGAGCCTCCTTCTTCCTGCCCATCCGCTTCGACTCGCCGGCGGCAAGCACAACCGTTGAGACC
Coding sequences within:
- a CDS encoding XdhC family protein, which codes for MRPVDLYAEIARMHRDGVTGVVATVVSVGGSTPRGAGAKMIVYADGRTLGTVGGGAVESAVIERAKALAGSRDPVLLSFDLGPDVGMACGGRMDVFLEPVSAGARAVVIGGGHCGQAVAAAARQAGFRVTVVDDREDMVTAERFPGAERRVAGGVEAVGWLGIDGETFVVVVTRGHRFDQEWVKAVLPFAPRYLGMIGSEEKVRASFAGLARDGVPAEAIERVHAPIGLDIGAETPEEIAVSVVAEMIAVRHGVRDTVMLRDKPGRKGKDR
- a CDS encoding nucleotidyltransferase family protein, which codes for MVSTVVLAAGESKRMGRKKEALPIAGEPMVSVVVRKLLGARGVDEVVVVLGHGAEEVGAALSGIADERIELVGNRRYAEGMGASLALGASACSWGADAILVALADAPFFRTQDVEALLAAHGRGAKIAVPAFGGRRGHPVLFDGSYRERLEALAGDAGARGILESDAASVVEVELDDDGFLLDIDEDDDYEAVRGGVTTT